ATCTTAAACACAAATGATATTTTTAGTATTGATTTTGAACAGCTTAAGACTGCACCTCCTTATTATTTTTTTGTAAAAAGAAATGTAGAGAATAAAGATATTTATAATAAGGGGATTTCACTTGAAGATATTTTTATCACTTATAACAGCGGATTAAAACTTGTAAGAGAAAATGTGACACTTGATTTTACTAAAGATGCGCTTTTAGCTAAACTGCATGACTTTGCTTATCTTGATGAACAAACTGCTAGAGATAAGTATAAGCTAACTCAAGATTCTAGAAATTGGAAGTTACCAATTGTTCAACAATTTTTAAAATCTGTAAATATCAATGCAAAGTATGTTAAAAGCATAGTTTATAAGCCTTTTGATGTTAGATATACTTACTATACTGATAGAAAAAAAGGTATTGTAGAAAGGTCGGGTTATTCAATTAATATCCCAATATCTCTTGTGGTTGAAATTGTTTATGGTACTTTTCATTAATAAAACTTATAAAACTTTCTTTAAAATTTGATTTCATTGAACTTTCTAATAAAGACTTTTGTTCCTCTATAATAAATAATGGGAATATATAACAAGTCTCTCCACTTACTTGATTCTCCTTCAAACATCGTCCCGTTGCAGTAAAACCACCTGAAATAACAAAATTATGTTTAAATACTTCTGTTGCTAGACATCTTGTTGATAACAATGCTACATTATCATCAATGCTTAACATATGGATATATTTGTGCAATATTAAGTTCAAATATCTATAGAACAAAATTCAATGAGTTTTTAAGAATTGACTTTGCAAAAATCATTTTTGTAGATTCAGTGAACCTATTTGAAAAACTTAGTAAATTAGGAATGAATCTAATTAATGCACAATTATTTAGAAATTTAATTGATTTAGATAAGAGTGTTGGGGTTCATATATCAAAAGTCAATGCAAAACGTATTGTAGAAAAAGTTGAATACTTGAAAGACAAAAAAGAACTTATTTATAGTGACAATTGTAAATTTATAAATGTGCCTTTTAAGGTATATGAATTTAGTATTGGTACTTATAGAGTGCTTAAAAATTATCTTAGATTTAGAAAGGGAAGAGAATTAAGTAATGATGAAATTGAACACCTTGAGAATGTGATTAGGGTAATTAATTATACGTTTGATATTCAAGAACAGATTGACTTGATAATTTGTAATTTACAAGAATTTAGTAGTAATGATGACTTATCAAGTTTGTCATTGGTAAGTTAGAAACTTATCTAAGGACAGGCTAAAGTAAAAATATTATGATGTCATAGTGAAATTTTATATTAATTGAATGAATTTATTTGAAATTTAAAAAAGAGGTGTATACTTATCAGTAATTCTTGTATTTCAATATAGATACTTAATAATGAAATAATTTTTTTTGATGTTCTAGTTGAGGGGATCATGAATAAAAATGTTTTGGCAGTATGTGTTTTGACACTATTATGTTTTCTATCATGTCATATGGCTTTACTTGATAGATTGATCGGAGTAGTAAGTGAAAGATTTTCAGAAGAAGAATATTATTTAGGTTTATTAAAAGAAAGTAAAGAGGGCGAAGAAGATCAATCGGATGTTATTATAAATGCTGGAAAAAAGTTTAAAGTACTAGGTGTTGTAGGTATTCCCAAAAAAGGTATGACACAGCCATTACAGTCTGTATCTCAAGTTGGTGAAGCATTAAATCAAAAACAACAAAAGGTAGAATCTGTTGTGACTAAGGTTATGGGATCTGATATTTCAAATCCAGCAGAGGCTGCTTTGGAAAGTGTAAAAAATTTATCTGAAAATAATATTTCTACAACAACGGTTAGTCAGTCATCTTTGGAGAAGCAACTTTTGGCGCAACAAACTGAAGATAGTAGTAAAAATATTTTCAATAAAGGTGAAGAAGAGAAGCGATCTGATAAAAGAGTGATAGATGGAGCACCACAGTCTGATCAACCTCAACAAGTTGCTGAGCCTCAATCTGTTGAATTGGTGCAAGAGGTGGAATATTCTGCTAAAGAGACTGAGTCAGAAAAAATTAAGAATGAAATAGATTCTGCTTTAACACAGATTGGTTCATTTAGTGATAGTTTTAACAAAAAGTTGTCAGAACTTGAGGGGTATAAATCTAAGATTTCTGATGCAAAGTCTAGGGTGAAAACTTTGAATCATCATCAGGAAGCAAAGACAGTTTTAGATGAAATTGTGGTTCAAAGATTTAAGAAGGATGGGATAGTGAATTTAGAGCAATTTGTAGAGCGATTAAGTGAGAATATTATGAAGAATATAAGTGTTGCAAGTGCTTTATATAAGGAACAACTTGATAGATTAGTAAAGGCAAAGTCGGAAGCTGAGAGTGCAAAGCAAAATTCCATTGATTCTTCTTCTGATATTATGTCAAAGGC
This is a stretch of genomic DNA from Borrelia coriaceae. It encodes these proteins:
- a CDS encoding type ISP restriction/modification enzyme, with product MTYNSGLKLVRENVTLDFTKDALLAKLHDFAYLDEQTARDKYKLTQDSRNWKLPIVQQFLKSVNINAKYVKSIVYKPFDVRYTYYTDRKKGIVERSGYSINIPISLVVEIVYGTFH
- a CDS encoding type ISP restriction/modification enzyme, which gives rise to MLHYHQCLTYGYICAILSSNIYRTKFNEFLRIDFAKIIFVDSVNLFEKLSKLGMNLINAQLFRNLIDLDKSVGVHISKVNAKRIVEKVEYLKDKKELIYSDNCKFINVPFKVYEFSIGTYRVLKNYLRFRKGRELSNDEIEHLENVIRVINYTFDIQEQIDLIICNLQEFSSNDDLSSLSLVS